The Carnobacterium sp. 17-4 genome has a window encoding:
- the pstC gene encoding phosphate ABC transporter permease subunit PstC, translated as MKTKKLDGFMKGVFFVSALTSVLAIVLICIFIFAGGVPFMIEYGVFDFLFGQKWAPSNTPASFGILPMIMGSLAVTSGAIVVGVPIGILTSIFMAKFCPAWLYKILKPAVNLMAAIPSIVYGFFALQAIVPIMRNLVGGTGMNMLTAIILLGIMILPTIIGLSESSIRAVPRSYYTGSMALGATHERSVMKVVVPAAKSGIISSVILGIGRAIGETMAVVLIAGNQPIMPESLTLGVRTLTTNIVLEMAYASGSHREALIATAVVLFVFILIINGTFLIIKKKGAK; from the coding sequence ATGAAGACGAAAAAATTAGATGGATTTATGAAAGGTGTCTTTTTTGTATCTGCACTGACATCGGTCTTAGCTATCGTTTTAATCTGTATCTTTATTTTTGCAGGTGGCGTTCCATTTATGATTGAATATGGAGTGTTTGATTTTTTATTCGGTCAAAAATGGGCACCATCTAATACCCCAGCCTCATTTGGGATATTGCCAATGATCATGGGTTCATTAGCTGTAACATCTGGTGCGATTGTTGTTGGGGTGCCAATAGGGATTTTAACGTCTATCTTTATGGCAAAGTTCTGTCCAGCTTGGTTATACAAAATTCTTAAGCCAGCTGTTAACTTAATGGCAGCTATACCTTCTATCGTTTATGGATTCTTTGCTTTACAAGCTATTGTACCAATCATGCGTAATCTAGTCGGTGGTACAGGGATGAACATGCTGACAGCCATCATCTTACTTGGGATTATGATCTTACCAACGATTATTGGATTGTCCGAATCATCTATACGAGCTGTTCCTAGAAGTTATTATACTGGGAGTATGGCTCTAGGAGCGACACACGAACGCTCAGTCATGAAAGTAGTAGTACCTGCTGCTAAATCTGGAATCATCTCCTCAGTTATTTTAGGAATTGGACGTGCAATTGGAGAAACCATGGCCGTCGTTTTAATCGCTGGAAACCAACCTATTATGCCAGAAAGTTTAACTTTAGGTGTTCGTACATTAACAACGAATATTGTACTGGAAATGGCTTATGCAAGTGGTTCGCACAGAGAAGCACTTATTGCAACGGCAGTAGTATTGTTTGTATTTATTTTAATCATTAATGGTACTTTCTTAATCATTAAGAAAAAGGGGGCTAAATAA
- a CDS encoding PDZ domain-containing protein encodes MAANFLIALVLFFIQPTFLVGLVFAIWTSHRRINHERSNHRVAVYNTLYEIKNYLILGLLSGVIGSILLTIVGIPLTMDWIIVYQIVTILSLVVGYRFVHPIFTISISSLILLGLPLVLASHDFSFIPNNWYQPLSQSEFIGMPLFMNSFIILIFLLGASIFTIKRKADTHLSARFLKTKRGKRIAKYPIKPFWVLPLLLVVPGEGFQAFFSWWPVFSIGNELYSFFWLPILIGFQFTIQSQVPKAAVSKLVNDLVVITGVAVIIAIASIWLPYAPIFGFVFLIIGGGIVLYRHRKREKNWNVLFGPAENGIKIIGIRPDTPAEKMNLVVGDTIVYCNNMPIETESDFYQALSKNSVYCHLKVRGIDGELRLTETAIYADSPHEIGVVILEK; translated from the coding sequence ATGGCAGCAAATTTTTTAATTGCGCTAGTGCTATTTTTTATCCAACCTACATTTTTAGTGGGTTTAGTTTTTGCAATTTGGACAAGTCACCGTAGGATCAACCATGAAAGAAGTAATCATCGTGTTGCTGTTTATAATACATTGTATGAAATTAAAAACTATTTAATTTTAGGACTTCTTTCTGGAGTAATTGGTTCAATTCTTTTAACCATTGTTGGCATTCCACTTACAATGGATTGGATTATTGTGTATCAAATTGTAACAATTTTGAGCTTGGTTGTTGGTTATCGGTTTGTTCATCCGATATTTACAATTTCAATCAGTTCATTAATTCTGTTAGGACTACCATTAGTTTTAGCCAGTCATGATTTTTCTTTTATACCGAATAACTGGTACCAACCTTTAAGTCAAAGTGAATTTATCGGTATGCCATTATTTATGAATAGCTTCATTATTCTTATTTTTTTATTAGGGGCTTCTATTTTTACCATTAAAAGAAAAGCGGATACTCATTTATCTGCTCGCTTTTTAAAAACAAAACGAGGAAAACGGATTGCGAAATATCCAATAAAACCTTTTTGGGTATTGCCATTGTTATTAGTTGTTCCAGGTGAAGGTTTCCAAGCATTCTTTAGCTGGTGGCCAGTCTTTTCAATTGGAAACGAATTGTATTCTTTCTTTTGGTTGCCGATTTTAATCGGTTTTCAATTCACTATCCAATCTCAAGTGCCAAAAGCTGCTGTTTCCAAGTTAGTTAATGATTTAGTAGTAATAACAGGAGTGGCAGTGATTATTGCCATCGCTTCTATTTGGCTTCCTTATGCTCCGATTTTTGGATTTGTGTTCTTGATTATTGGTGGAGGGATTGTATTATATCGTCACCGTAAACGAGAAAAAAACTGGAATGTTCTTTTTGGACCCGCTGAAAACGGGATAAAAATTATTGGTATTCGTCCAGATACGCCAGCGGAAAAAATGAATTTGGTAGTTGGAGACACAATTGTTTATTGCAATAATATGCCTATTGAAACCGAATCTGATTTTTATCAAGCATTATCAAAGAACAGTGTCTATTGTCATTTGAAAGTTAGAGGTATAGATGGTGAGCTTCGCTTAACTGAAACAGCTATTTATGCAGACTCTCCTCATGAAATTGGCGTAGTAATCTTAGAAAAGTAG
- a CDS encoding phosphate ABC transporter substrate-binding protein PstS family protein encodes MKLINSRFLLIIAFGFILTACGPVVEEESITAVGSSALQPLVEAAGEQFSSENVGKFINVQGGGSGTGLSQIAADAVEIGNSDIFAEEKEGIDASKLVDHRVAVVGITPIVTPGTGVTDISIQELQDIFTGKITNWSELGGKDLPITVLNRAAGSGTRATFEQWVLEEGQNSIITQEQESSGTVRQIVASTPGTISYVAFSYVNEDVVALSIDGVEPTDENVKTNEWPIWSYEHMYTNGEPTGLTKEFLDYILSDEIQATLIGALGYIPTSEMEVERDVEGNTVPIE; translated from the coding sequence ATGAAATTAATAAATAGTCGATTTCTGTTGATCATTGCATTTGGATTTATTCTAACAGCATGTGGACCTGTAGTAGAAGAAGAATCGATTACTGCAGTTGGGTCATCTGCTTTGCAGCCACTTGTAGAAGCTGCTGGTGAACAATTCAGTTCTGAAAATGTTGGGAAATTTATTAATGTACAAGGCGGAGGTAGTGGAACTGGGTTAAGTCAAATTGCTGCTGATGCAGTAGAAATTGGGAATTCAGATATTTTTGCTGAAGAAAAAGAGGGCATTGATGCCTCTAAATTGGTTGATCATCGTGTGGCTGTTGTCGGAATCACACCAATTGTGACACCCGGAACTGGAGTTACTGATATTAGTATACAAGAACTGCAAGACATCTTTACTGGTAAAATTACTAACTGGTCAGAATTAGGCGGGAAGGATTTACCAATAACGGTTTTAAATCGTGCAGCTGGTAGCGGAACACGTGCTACATTTGAACAATGGGTCTTAGAAGAAGGTCAAAACAGTATTATTACACAAGAGCAAGAATCAAGTGGAACAGTACGTCAAATTGTTGCTAGTACGCCTGGAACAATCAGTTATGTAGCTTTCTCATATGTAAATGAAGATGTGGTCGCTTTATCAATAGATGGGGTAGAACCAACAGATGAAAATGTAAAAACAAATGAATGGCCGATTTGGTCTTATGAACACATGTATACGAATGGAGAACCAACTGGTTTAACAAAAGAATTTCTAGATTACATTTTATCGGACGAAATTCAAGCTACACTGATTGGAGCTTTAGGCTATATTCCAACTAGTGAAATGGAAGTTGAACGAGATGTTGAAGGAAATACAGTACCTATAGAATAG
- the pnpS gene encoding two-component system histidine kinase PnpS, with amino-acid sequence MRKLQFRILAIFIAIFTIFSLSIGLYSINLLQDYASNSQEEELIKQAKTIASLLPMNVDDPTNLEAATNEATALEMQSDERLTIIDLSGVVVFDTATNEETLENHSNREEFQAVLAGNEVGVSARNSESTNETLYYVAVPLLGEQNELAGVLRLSRPVAEINQISEQIKTSLLLFSLLALILTTLITLIITKRIAKPINDIMTVAKSLSDKQYEVRYKGNAYGEVADLGQTINELATSLEEQTQEIEQNDKRLYELINHLVIGVMLIDEHRTIKMVNPAMSVILGEDVTKLVGNSYVEATKSYGLSHLIEIAYQKNEKQNDEIYFYYPKDKIVDANIVPIDGKEPGEQNLIVLLYDITEIRRLEKVRTDFVTNASHELKTPVTALKGFSETLLDGAMEDKEVLKQFLEIMLAESSRLDFLVNDILELSKLEQKQVPMNMQEVNLTEAVLSTFQLVKQTADEKEMKLNLIEEDTLFITVDSSRLKQILANLINNAVVYTQDSGEVTVTIRKENNQAVILVSDNGIGIPEDEQDRIFERFYRVDKARSRNSGGTGLGLSIVKYLVENLNGSIAVESKLGLGTTFIVRLPIQPK; translated from the coding sequence ATGAGGAAACTTCAATTTCGAATCCTAGCTATTTTTATTGCGATATTCACTATTTTTAGTTTGTCAATCGGTCTTTACTCGATTAATTTACTACAAGATTATGCTAGTAATAGTCAAGAAGAGGAGTTGATCAAGCAGGCTAAAACAATAGCAAGCTTACTTCCTATGAATGTTGATGATCCGACAAACTTGGAAGCTGCAACAAATGAGGCAACAGCTCTTGAGATGCAATCAGATGAAAGATTAACGATCATTGATCTTTCTGGTGTTGTCGTTTTTGATACAGCAACAAATGAAGAAACATTGGAAAACCATAGCAATCGTGAAGAATTTCAAGCGGTATTAGCTGGAAATGAAGTAGGTGTTTCAGCCAGGAATAGCGAAAGTACAAATGAAACGCTGTATTACGTTGCAGTTCCTTTGCTGGGAGAGCAAAATGAATTAGCAGGTGTCTTGCGATTATCTAGACCAGTAGCTGAAATCAATCAAATTAGTGAACAAATAAAAACCTCTCTATTACTGTTTAGTTTATTAGCTCTTATTTTAACTACATTAATCACACTAATTATAACAAAACGCATTGCAAAACCGATCAATGATATTATGACCGTTGCTAAAAGTCTTTCTGATAAACAGTATGAGGTTAGGTATAAAGGGAATGCATATGGTGAGGTGGCAGATTTAGGGCAAACGATAAATGAACTAGCAACAAGTTTAGAAGAACAAACGCAAGAAATCGAACAAAATGACAAACGGCTTTATGAATTGATCAATCATTTGGTTATTGGTGTGATGCTGATAGATGAACATCGAACTATAAAAATGGTGAATCCTGCAATGAGTGTTATTCTAGGGGAAGATGTCACCAAACTTGTTGGAAATTCTTACGTCGAAGCAACAAAGAGCTATGGATTAAGCCACTTGATTGAAATAGCTTACCAAAAAAATGAAAAACAAAATGATGAAATTTATTTTTATTATCCCAAAGATAAAATTGTTGATGCGAATATTGTTCCAATTGACGGGAAAGAACCAGGAGAGCAGAACTTAATTGTCTTGTTGTATGACATTACAGAAATTAGAAGGCTTGAAAAAGTACGGACAGATTTTGTAACCAATGCTTCACACGAATTAAAGACACCTGTTACAGCTCTTAAAGGTTTCTCAGAGACATTGTTGGATGGAGCAATGGAAGACAAAGAAGTACTGAAACAATTTTTAGAAATTATGTTGGCTGAAAGCAGTCGCTTAGATTTTTTAGTGAATGATATTCTAGAGTTGTCGAAACTGGAACAAAAACAAGTGCCTATGAACATGCAAGAAGTCAATCTTACCGAAGCAGTATTATCTACCTTTCAACTCGTGAAACAAACAGCAGATGAAAAAGAGATGAAACTGAACTTAATTGAAGAAGATACTTTGTTTATTACAGTGGACAGCAGTCGATTAAAACAAATATTGGCTAATCTCATTAATAATGCAGTTGTCTATACTCAAGATAGCGGAGAAGTAACGGTTACTATAAGAAAAGAAAATAATCAAGCTGTTATCTTGGTTTCAGATAATGGAATTGGAATACCTGAAGATGAACAAGATCGGATCTTTGAACGGTTTTATCGAGTTGATAAAGCCCGTAGTCGTAATTCTGGCGGAACGGGATTGGGATTATCTATAGTGAAGTATTTAGTGGAAAACTTGAATGGATCGATTGCCGTTGAAAGTAAACTTGGGTTAGGAACAACTTTCATTGTAAGACTGCCTATACAACCAAAATAA
- a CDS encoding substrate-binding domain-containing protein, translated as MTITKLSKLTLTLGLGLTLAACGAESDSAGSSENTEEFDTTQTINVISREDGSGTRGAFTEITGVLVEDGDTETDNTYSGATIQNSTSGVMTTVAGDPASIGYISLGSLDDSIKGVNIEGVEATPETVQDGSYAISRPFNIAYNGELSEVAQDFWTYIMSAEGQEVVVNEGYVEAVTDAPAYEAAEDMTGNISIVGSTSVTPVMEVLVEEYTALNPEVTIDVTSNGSSAGMTAAMDGSADIGMASRELKDEELEVLTAEPLAIDGIAVIVNNENSVEDLTMEQVRQIFTGEVTTWDEVAK; from the coding sequence ATGACTATTACAAAACTATCAAAATTAACTTTAACTTTAGGCTTAGGCTTAACATTAGCAGCTTGTGGAGCAGAATCAGATTCTGCAGGTTCATCAGAAAACACGGAAGAATTTGACACAACGCAAACAATCAATGTTATTTCACGTGAAGATGGTTCTGGTACTCGTGGAGCATTTACTGAAATCACAGGCGTACTAGTTGAAGATGGCGATACTGAAACAGATAACACGTATTCTGGAGCGACTATTCAAAATAGTACTAGTGGTGTTATGACAACAGTAGCTGGAGACCCAGCATCAATCGGGTACATCTCTTTAGGTTCATTAGATGACAGTATTAAAGGTGTGAACATTGAAGGCGTAGAAGCAACTCCTGAAACCGTACAAGATGGTTCATATGCTATTTCTCGTCCATTCAATATTGCTTACAATGGAGAACTAAGTGAAGTTGCTCAAGATTTCTGGACATACATTATGAGTGCTGAAGGACAAGAAGTTGTTGTAAACGAAGGATACGTTGAAGCGGTAACAGATGCACCTGCATATGAAGCAGCTGAAGACATGACTGGAAATATCAGTATTGTTGGTTCAACTTCAGTAACACCAGTAATGGAAGTTCTAGTTGAAGAATATACAGCTCTTAACCCAGAAGTTACAATCGATGTTACATCAAACGGTTCTTCTGCTGGTATGACTGCTGCAATGGACGGATCGGCTGATATTGGAATGGCTTCTCGTGAATTAAAAGATGAAGAATTAGAAGTGTTAACAGCTGAACCACTGGCTATTGATGGTATCGCTGTAATTGTTAATAATGAAAACTCTGTTGAAGATTTAACAATGGAACAAGTAAGACAAATCTTTACAGGTGAAGTAACAACTTGGGATGAAGTTGCTAAATAA
- a CDS encoding response regulator transcription factor, with product MKKVLIVDDEQSILTLLAFNLEKEGYQVDTALDGLEGYEMAVAHPYDFIILDLMLPSMGGMDICKKLRQEKIEAPIMMLTAKDDELEKIIGLELGADDYMTKPFSPREVLARMKAIMRRMSSKSKAEEALKESNSTAEQDELIKVGDIQIDPSQYEVIVRGKKIDVTPKEFELLMYMIKRINRILSREQLLDAIWNFDYAGETRIVDVHISHLREKIEVDTKNPTYIRTVRGFGYKFEAPK from the coding sequence ATGAAAAAAGTATTAATTGTCGATGATGAACAATCTATTTTAACATTGTTAGCTTTTAATCTAGAAAAAGAAGGTTATCAAGTAGATACAGCTTTGGATGGTTTAGAGGGATATGAAATGGCCGTTGCTCATCCTTATGATTTTATTATTTTAGATTTAATGCTTCCATCAATGGGTGGGATGGACATTTGTAAAAAATTGCGACAAGAAAAGATTGAAGCACCAATAATGATGTTAACAGCTAAAGATGATGAACTTGAAAAAATTATCGGTCTTGAATTAGGTGCGGATGATTATATGACTAAACCATTCAGTCCTCGTGAAGTGCTTGCGAGAATGAAAGCAATCATGAGACGGATGAGCAGTAAAAGTAAGGCAGAAGAAGCTTTAAAAGAGTCGAATAGTACAGCAGAACAGGATGAATTAATTAAAGTAGGAGATATTCAAATAGACCCTAGCCAGTATGAAGTAATTGTAAGAGGAAAAAAAATAGATGTTACTCCAAAAGAATTCGAATTACTGATGTATATGATCAAACGAATCAATCGTATTCTAAGCAGAGAACAATTGCTGGATGCAATATGGAACTTTGATTATGCAGGTGAAACCAGAATTGTTGATGTACACATTAGTCACTTAAGAGAAAAAATAGAAGTAGACACAAAGAATCCTACTTATATTCGAACAGTAAGAGGTTTTGGCTATAAATTTGAGGCTCCTAAATAA
- the phoU gene encoding phosphate signaling complex protein PhoU — MRRVYEEDLANLHVHFSEMGMMVNEAVYKSVKAFTNHDKELAQQVIDNDIMINARETELEKKCFELIALQQPVTSDLRKIVTVMKASADLERMGDHAVSVAKAAIRVKGTKRVPKIEADIAELSEKVKVMVEGVLEAYIKEDANKAKNLSTAINDIDHEFYGIYQQCIDEMKADPELILGATDYMLAARYLKRIGDYVTNICEWIVYLKTGKVVELNTSKG, encoded by the coding sequence TTGAGAAGAGTATATGAAGAAGATCTGGCAAATTTGCATGTTCATTTTTCGGAGATGGGTATGATGGTTAATGAAGCAGTTTATAAGTCAGTCAAAGCATTTACTAACCACGACAAAGAACTTGCCCAGCAAGTGATCGATAACGATATCATGATCAACGCACGTGAAACTGAATTAGAAAAAAAATGTTTTGAATTGATTGCATTACAACAACCTGTTACAAGTGATTTACGTAAAATAGTAACAGTTATGAAAGCTAGTGCTGATTTAGAAAGAATGGGGGATCATGCAGTAAGTGTTGCAAAAGCCGCTATTCGAGTTAAAGGTACAAAACGTGTTCCAAAAATTGAAGCTGATATAGCAGAGCTTTCAGAGAAAGTAAAAGTGATGGTTGAAGGTGTGTTAGAAGCCTACATCAAGGAAGATGCCAACAAAGCAAAGAATTTATCAACGGCTATTAACGATATTGATCATGAATTTTATGGCATTTACCAACAATGTATTGATGAAATGAAAGCAGATCCTGAATTGATTTTAGGGGCAACAGATTATATGTTGGCTGCAAGATATTTAAAGCGTATCGGTGATTATGTTACAAATATCTGTGAATGGATCGTCTATTTAAAAACGGGTAAAGTTGTAGAATTAAATACAAGTAAAGGATAG
- the pstA gene encoding phosphate ABC transporter permease PstA, whose product MNAKKWDKFAVGVLYALSMFIVLILFSLLAFILWRGVPQISWEFLTQPARSFQVGGGIGIQLFNSFYLLLLTMVISAPLALGAAIYLSEYAKQNWVTDIIRTAIEVLSSLPSIVVGLFGFLIFVIQFDFGFSILSGALALTIFNLPLLTRTIEDSLQAIPGVQREAGLALGLSRWETVTRIILPAALPGILTGMILAAGRIFGEAAALIYTAGQSAPALDFANWNPQSITSPLNIMRPAETLAVHIWKINSEGVMPDGAQVSAGASAVLILAVLLFNLVARYLGRKLQKKATSA is encoded by the coding sequence ATGAATGCAAAAAAATGGGATAAATTCGCAGTCGGTGTCTTATATGCTTTATCTATGTTCATCGTTCTTATTTTATTCAGCCTACTAGCCTTTATTTTATGGCGAGGTGTACCACAAATTTCATGGGAATTTTTAACTCAACCTGCAAGATCATTCCAAGTGGGCGGCGGGATAGGAATTCAATTATTCAATTCGTTTTACTTGTTACTTTTAACGATGGTGATTAGTGCACCCTTAGCGTTGGGTGCTGCCATTTATTTATCAGAATATGCAAAACAAAACTGGGTGACAGATATCATCAGGACAGCGATAGAAGTGCTGAGTTCCTTGCCTTCCATAGTTGTTGGGCTTTTTGGATTTTTGATCTTTGTTATTCAATTTGATTTTGGCTTTTCAATCCTTTCTGGTGCTCTTGCATTAACGATCTTTAACTTGCCATTGTTAACGCGAACGATAGAAGACTCACTGCAAGCCATACCCGGTGTTCAAAGAGAAGCTGGATTAGCTTTAGGTTTGTCTCGTTGGGAAACAGTCACTCGCATTATTTTACCTGCAGCGTTACCTGGTATTTTAACAGGAATGATCTTAGCTGCTGGACGTATTTTTGGTGAAGCAGCAGCATTGATTTACACTGCTGGACAAAGTGCACCGGCATTAGATTTTGCTAACTGGAATCCACAATCGATCACAAGTCCATTAAATATTATGAGACCAGCTGAAACACTGGCTGTTCATATATGGAAAATCAATAGTGAAGGTGTTATGCCCGATGGAGCACAAGTATCGGCAGGAGCTTCCGCTGTTCTAATCCTTGCAGTATTATTATTTAATTTAGTCGCTCGTTACCTAGGAAGAAAACTTCAAAAGAAAGCTACTTCTGCTTAG
- the pstB gene encoding phosphate ABC transporter ATP-binding protein PstB, whose amino-acid sequence MSKLSIKNMDLFYGEFQALHNVNLEIPKNQITAFIGPSGCGKSTLIKSLNRMNDLIEGCKIEGSILLDEENIYKKDFDVNELRKKVGMVFQQPNPFPMSIYDNIAYGPRTHGIKDKKTLDALVEKSLRGAAIWEEVKNDLKKNALSLSGGQQQRICIARALAVEPEILLMDEPTSALDPISTAKIEELVTVLKESYTIVMVTHNMQQASRVSDRTAFFLNGKIVETGETRKIFTNPQQKQTEDYISGRFG is encoded by the coding sequence ATGAGTAAATTAAGTATTAAAAACATGGATTTATTTTATGGTGAGTTTCAAGCCTTGCACAATGTGAACTTAGAAATTCCTAAAAACCAAATTACAGCTTTTATTGGACCGTCTGGATGTGGCAAATCAACGTTAATCAAGAGTTTAAATCGGATGAATGATTTGATTGAAGGCTGTAAGATAGAAGGATCCATTTTATTAGATGAAGAAAATATCTATAAAAAAGACTTTGATGTCAATGAGTTACGTAAAAAAGTCGGTATGGTTTTTCAACAACCGAATCCTTTTCCAATGAGTATTTACGATAATATTGCTTATGGGCCAAGAACACACGGTATCAAAGATAAAAAAACGTTGGACGCGTTAGTTGAAAAAAGCCTTCGAGGAGCAGCCATTTGGGAAGAAGTAAAAAATGATTTGAAAAAAAATGCGCTGTCTTTATCAGGTGGACAACAACAAAGAATCTGTATTGCACGTGCGTTAGCAGTTGAGCCTGAGATCTTACTGATGGATGAACCTACAAGTGCATTAGATCCTATTTCGACTGCTAAAATAGAAGAGCTGGTTACAGTGTTGAAAGAAAGTTACACCATTGTAATGGTTACACACAACATGCAGCAGGCTTCTCGTGTATCAGATAGAACAGCCTTTTTCCTAAATGGAAAAATTGTCGAAACTGGTGAAACAAGAAAAATATTTACAAATCCTCAACAAAAACAAACAGAAGATTATATCTCAGGACGTTTTGGTTAA
- the pstA gene encoding phosphate ABC transporter permease PstA yields MASKLMRSLIYLAAAITFGSLFYIVAFILAKGIPYITPEMFAWKYTTDNVSLMPSLITTLIVVGMTLLIATPLGVFTGFYLVEYAKKGNKVVEVIRIATDTLAAVPSIVYGLFGMLFFVTFLNFQYSVLAGVLTSVIMVLPLIIRSTEEALLSVNDSLREASFALGAGKLRTIFRVILPVSMPGILSGVILASGRVVGETAALLYTLGSSTNLPDSLFSSGRTLALHMYVLSSEGMHVNESYATGVVLILFVLIINGLSTFLSNRLTKGTK; encoded by the coding sequence ATGGCCAGTAAATTAATGAGAAGTTTAATTTATTTAGCAGCAGCCATAACTTTTGGGTCCTTGTTTTATATCGTAGCATTTATTTTAGCAAAAGGGATACCTTATATTACTCCTGAAATGTTTGCTTGGAAATATACAACAGATAATGTTTCATTGATGCCATCTCTAATTACAACCCTTATTGTAGTGGGTATGACTTTACTGATTGCAACTCCGCTTGGTGTATTTACAGGATTTTATTTAGTAGAGTATGCAAAAAAAGGAAATAAAGTCGTTGAAGTTATTCGTATTGCAACGGATACCTTAGCAGCTGTTCCTTCTATTGTTTATGGTCTTTTCGGAATGTTGTTTTTTGTCACCTTTTTAAACTTTCAATATTCCGTCTTAGCTGGAGTACTAACTTCGGTAATAATGGTTTTACCGTTGATTATTCGTTCCACAGAAGAAGCATTGCTGTCAGTAAACGACTCTTTACGAGAAGCGAGCTTTGCTTTAGGAGCGGGCAAATTAAGAACAATATTTAGAGTAATATTACCTGTTTCTATGCCTGGAATCTTATCAGGTGTCATTCTAGCAAGTGGACGAGTTGTTGGTGAGACAGCTGCATTATTGTATACGCTAGGAAGCTCAACAAACTTACCAGATAGTCTCTTTTCATCAGGAAGAACGTTAGCCTTGCACATGTATGTTCTATCAAGTGAAGGAATGCATGTAAATGAATCCTATGCAACAGGAGTTGTTCTGATTTTATTTGTTTTAATTATTAATGGTTTGTCAACATTTTTGAGTAATAGACTGACAAAGGGGACAAAATAA
- the pstC gene encoding phosphate ABC transporter permease subunit PstC, which yields MEEIQARLLGNSKKGRLEKLGKTVSFICIAIIVLVVVSILYFVTSKGLSTFFTDGVSFWGFLTGSIWNPGNVSEEGLPLVGALPMITGSFLVTLLSAALATPFAIGAAIFMTEISPSTGKRVLQPVVELLVGIPSVVYGFIGLTVVVPFVRSIFGGTGFGILSATFVLFVMILPTVTSMAVDALNAVPRYYREASLAMGATRWQTIYKVVLRSAMPGLLTAVVFGMARAFGEALAVQMVIGNAALMPTSLVTPASTLTSILTMSMGNTVMGTLENNVLWSLALILMVMALFFNILTRWIGKKGAIK from the coding sequence TTGGAAGAGATTCAAGCAAGATTACTTGGAAACTCAAAAAAAGGCAGACTGGAAAAATTAGGAAAAACCGTTAGTTTTATTTGTATCGCTATTATCGTACTTGTAGTTGTGTCGATCTTGTATTTCGTTACGAGCAAAGGTCTTTCTACTTTCTTTACTGATGGAGTTTCTTTTTGGGGCTTTTTAACTGGTTCAATCTGGAATCCAGGAAATGTTAGTGAAGAAGGATTGCCTCTGGTAGGTGCACTTCCAATGATTACAGGGTCATTTTTAGTGACACTGCTATCGGCAGCACTAGCGACACCATTTGCAATCGGTGCGGCAATTTTCATGACTGAAATTTCACCATCTACTGGGAAAAGAGTTTTACAGCCGGTAGTTGAATTATTAGTAGGTATCCCATCTGTTGTTTACGGATTTATTGGGCTGACCGTCGTTGTTCCTTTTGTTCGTTCTATTTTTGGAGGAACGGGTTTTGGTATTTTGTCTGCTACTTTTGTGTTATTTGTTATGATTCTGCCAACCGTAACCAGCATGGCAGTGGACGCTTTAAATGCTGTACCAAGATATTACCGTGAAGCATCTCTTGCTATGGGTGCAACAAGATGGCAAACTATTTATAAAGTTGTTTTAAGAAGCGCAATGCCAGGATTGTTGACAGCTGTTGTTTTTGGAATGGCTCGTGCCTTTGGAGAAGCTCTTGCTGTTCAAATGGTTATTGGTAATGCTGCTTTGATGCCGACAAGTTTAGTGACTCCGGCGTCAACATTAACAAGTATTTTGACTATGAGCATGGGAAATACAGTAATGGGAACCTTAGAAAATAATGTTCTTTGGTCATTAGCCTTGATTCTAATGGTTATGGCACTATTCTTTAACATCTTAACTCGTTGGATTGGTAAGAAAGGGGCTATAAAATAA